In the genome of Gemmatimonadaceae bacterium, one region contains:
- a CDS encoding ATPase, T2SS/T4P/T4SS family: MPADSWLRPILADLLKPSDLSGIDAAVTTSYWETAARVSPLTDDEITAAVSERLRVPVAKRLLVSSQARERVPEELARRYRILPLSVTGDTLEIATSNPYDMDCERTLAFSSGRRVRMLLAPPASIAKRIDEVYRPEDAVAKILDGVAERRELDAVPEPVEESPGYLDDSAIERPIVKLVDHIVAEGIASRASDIHLEAEEQGIAVRYRVDGVLRQAMTLPRMIGVPLVSRIKIMANMDIADRLRPQGGRARVGANGVGIDLRVSTLPSAHGEKVVIRILDARTTARSLDSLGFARDESARIHRLLDAREGLVLVTGPTGSGKTTTLYAMLRHLQARGVNIVTVEDPVEYRTPGIVQVQVNEKAGLTFAAALRSILRQDPDIVLIGEIRDRETATIAIQASLTGHLVLATLHTIDACSSIARMTDLGVEPQKMAAALKGVIAQRLVRRLCSCGAPGGCARCGGTGYHGRIAVAEIVISTPELKRRIARGDGVASLTEAARVDGAGAIWESGLTHVSAGDTTLEELLRVAERPLEEAVPAGRTSRYHSSIKKAKGEMTQIKAGVVDVYVLAREGSEWRVLALQRADDTRCPGSWESIHGHIADGEKPEDAALRELREETGLEAERLYNLTVNAFYLHREQTVQLSIAFAAMVSNALPVTLGLEHVKFEWLTLTVAAGRFAWPREREALTHIAVLLPDGDAGPTEDVLRII; this comes from the coding sequence GTGCCCGCCGATTCCTGGCTCCGACCGATTCTCGCTGATCTGCTCAAGCCGAGCGACCTCTCCGGGATCGACGCGGCGGTCACGACGAGCTACTGGGAAACCGCCGCTCGCGTGTCGCCACTCACGGATGACGAGATCACCGCCGCCGTGTCGGAGCGGCTCCGGGTACCGGTGGCGAAGCGGCTGCTGGTCAGCTCACAGGCACGCGAGCGGGTGCCGGAGGAGCTGGCGCGGCGATACAGGATTCTCCCGCTGTCGGTCACGGGCGACACGCTCGAGATAGCGACCTCCAACCCGTACGACATGGATTGCGAGCGCACGCTCGCGTTCTCGTCCGGGCGCCGCGTGCGCATGCTGCTGGCGCCGCCCGCGAGCATCGCCAAGCGGATCGACGAGGTGTATCGCCCGGAGGACGCCGTCGCGAAGATTCTCGACGGAGTCGCCGAGCGGCGCGAGCTGGACGCGGTGCCGGAGCCCGTCGAAGAGTCGCCCGGCTACCTCGACGACTCGGCCATCGAGCGGCCGATCGTCAAGCTGGTGGACCATATAGTGGCCGAAGGGATCGCCTCGCGCGCGAGCGACATCCATCTCGAAGCCGAAGAGCAGGGAATCGCCGTGCGGTATCGCGTGGACGGCGTCCTGCGGCAGGCGATGACGCTGCCGCGCATGATCGGCGTCCCGCTCGTGTCGCGCATCAAGATCATGGCGAACATGGACATCGCCGACCGTCTGCGGCCGCAGGGTGGACGGGCGCGAGTCGGCGCGAACGGCGTCGGCATAGATCTCCGCGTCTCCACGCTCCCCTCGGCGCACGGCGAGAAGGTCGTGATCCGCATTCTCGACGCGCGCACCACGGCGCGCTCGCTCGACTCGCTCGGCTTCGCGCGCGACGAATCCGCGCGCATCCACCGGCTGCTCGACGCGCGCGAGGGGCTCGTGCTGGTCACCGGTCCGACAGGATCCGGCAAGACGACGACTCTGTACGCGATGCTGCGCCACCTGCAGGCGCGCGGCGTCAACATCGTCACGGTCGAAGATCCGGTCGAATACAGGACGCCGGGCATCGTGCAGGTGCAGGTCAACGAGAAAGCCGGGCTGACGTTCGCCGCCGCGCTGCGCTCGATCCTGCGGCAGGACCCCGACATCGTGCTGATCGGCGAGATCAGGGACCGGGAGACCGCGACCATCGCGATTCAGGCCTCGCTGACCGGACATCTCGTGCTCGCCACGCTGCACACCATCGACGCTTGCAGCTCGATCGCGCGCATGACCGATCTCGGTGTGGAGCCGCAGAAAATGGCCGCGGCGCTGAAGGGCGTCATCGCGCAGCGGCTGGTGCGCCGGCTGTGCTCGTGCGGCGCGCCCGGCGGCTGCGCGCGGTGTGGCGGCACCGGCTATCATGGCCGGATCGCGGTGGCCGAGATCGTCATCTCGACGCCGGAGCTGAAAAGGCGAATCGCCCGCGGCGACGGCGTGGCGTCGCTGACAGAAGCCGCGCGCGTGGATGGGGCCGGTGCGATCTGGGAGTCGGGGCTCACGCACGTGTCGGCCGGTGACACGACCCTCGAAGAGCTTCTGCGCGTCGCCGAACGTCCGCTGGAGGAAGCCGTGCCGGCCGGGAGGACGTCCCGGTATCATTCCAGCATCAAAAAAGCGAAAGGCGAGATGACCCAGATAAAAGCCGGTGTGGTCGACGTGTACGTGCTCGCGCGCGAGGGGAGCGAGTGGCGCGTACTGGCCTTGCAGCGCGCCGACGACACGCGCTGTCCCGGCTCCTGGGAATCCATTCACGGCCACATCGCCGACGGCGAGAAGCCGGAGGACGCCGCGCTCCGCGAACTGCGGGAAGAGACCGGTCTCGAGGCCGAGCGGCTTTACAACCTCACGGTGAATGCTTTTTATCTGCACCGCGAGCAAACCGTTCAACTCTCCATCGCCTTCGCCGCCATGGTATCGAACGCGTTACCTGTAACGCTCGGCCTCGAGCACGTGAAATTCGAGTGGCTGACGCTGACCGTCGCCGCAGGCCGTTTCGCCTGGCCGCGCGAGCGCGAAGCCCTCACGCACATCGCCGTCCTTCTGCCCGATGGCGACGCCGGGCCGACGGAGGACGTGCTGCGGATCATCTGA